One Novosphingobium sp. G106 DNA segment encodes these proteins:
- a CDS encoding nitronate monooxygenase family protein: protein MNPLLDRLGVRLPIIQAPMAGTSTPAMAAAATNAGALGSIGVAAMDAAAVCKAIVDVRAATDGPFNVNVFCHCPATPDPVRERAWLEALRPVFHRFGVEPPAAIGEIYKSFLTDTAMQELLLEARPPVVSFHFGLPSDDVIVRLKAAGIVLLSTATNLAEAQAAAAAGIDAIVAQGIEAGGHRGMFDPAAPDAELGTLALTRLLVSRIDLPIIAAGGIMDGAGIASALALGAAAAQLGTAFVACAESAADDAYRGALRSQAAFATEFTKVISGRPARCLPNGFTALAQAELAGLTQPDYPIVYDAGKALIAAARAAGDGRFGAQWAGQGAPLARSLPTAELIAELKRELAAVRAS from the coding sequence ATGAACCCGTTGCTCGACCGTCTCGGCGTCAGGCTGCCGATCATCCAGGCGCCGATGGCCGGGACTTCGACCCCGGCCATGGCCGCAGCGGCCACCAATGCCGGCGCGCTGGGATCGATCGGCGTCGCCGCGATGGATGCTGCCGCCGTCTGCAAGGCGATTGTCGACGTCCGCGCGGCGACCGACGGGCCGTTCAACGTCAACGTGTTCTGCCACTGCCCGGCGACGCCGGACCCGGTGCGCGAGCGCGCCTGGCTGGAGGCGCTGCGCCCGGTGTTCCACCGCTTCGGCGTCGAGCCGCCCGCGGCGATCGGTGAGATCTACAAAAGCTTCCTGACCGACACGGCGATGCAGGAACTGCTGCTCGAAGCGCGGCCGCCGGTCGTCAGCTTTCACTTCGGCCTGCCCTCGGACGACGTGATCGTGCGGCTGAAAGCGGCGGGCATCGTCCTGCTATCGACCGCGACCAATCTCGCCGAAGCCCAAGCTGCCGCCGCCGCCGGCATCGACGCGATCGTCGCGCAAGGGATCGAGGCGGGCGGGCACCGCGGCATGTTCGATCCTGCCGCTCCCGATGCGGAACTCGGCACGCTGGCCTTGACCCGCCTGCTGGTCAGCCGGATCGATCTTCCCATCATTGCGGCGGGCGGGATCATGGACGGCGCCGGCATCGCTTCGGCCCTGGCGCTCGGTGCCGCGGCCGCGCAGCTCGGCACCGCGTTCGTCGCTTGCGCGGAATCGGCCGCCGATGATGCCTATCGTGGCGCGCTGCGCAGCCAGGCCGCCTTTGCCACGGAGTTCACCAAGGTAATCTCCGGCAGGCCCGCACGGTGCCTGCCGAACGGCTTTACCGCGCTGGCGCAGGCCGAACTGGCCGGGCTGACTCAACCCGACTACCCCATCGTCTATGATGCGGGCAAAGCGCTCATCGCTGCGGCGCGGGCGGCGGGAGATGGCAGGTTTGGTGCGCAATGGGCGGGGCAGGGGGCTCCGCTCGCCCGTTCGCTGCCCACCGCCGAGTTGATTGCCGAACTCAAGCGTGAGCTGGCAGCGGTGCGTGCCTCCTAG
- a CDS encoding autotransporter domain-containing protein, translating into MRRFPTTPCLAAVAAVLAAGPALAATSVSTSTTTPLVTSGAGDVTVTSAGTISVPSGAVVTVDSSNTVSNAGSLKAAGANGASGVTVNAGTSTTITNSGTIAVTENFVPADADANGIADGPIASASNRYGIHTLAGGTVTGNIINSGTITVEGLNSGGIVLDGALAGSLTTSGTITVTGDYSTAIKTGAVSGNVLISNGTVTAVGEGATALAVTGDVGGTVTIQGTVQQAVSFTNDNSATVTLSRSDLRVGAAAATISGNVAGGVIVGVPPTISTSNTDVDGDGIPDASEGTGSIISYGNGPALQIGGATPITIGPVTGYTGGYSLVVDGSVKGNAYYTSTDAYGVVIGGQGGTVSLPGGIAVNGTVTAATVDSAATALLINSGATVSKLYNSGTISATISSPGDGTVYGVRDLSGTLTSIENTGAISVGGTSDDVRQAINLSSNTTGVTINQHINDADAATRATAEKNGTVDPTVYTSISGDIVTGSGNDTLTASDGTITGNTYFNAGDDTLQLSGRAVYTGNVNFGTGAASAALSGTSSFTGAIDFAGVAGVLTIADTAKFSGNILNGGAASVTVNGGTFGANAANTITVGTLTVNSGGTLGVYVNSASHTSSHVIANTATFADGAKVSATISSLVGAEGSYTVLTAGTLNGKVTFDSTATSLPYIYNGAVTASGNDLILTIERKTADEIGLRRAAAQGYDAILDAAVNDTKMSGDILGITDGATLQTHFDQLLPDHAGGIFDSVTRASRLVAQHVMDSDSIFKVDDSKITGWFEPVMWHANKDTTDTQSYKITGWGLSGGLERITSIGQFGLSYAWLKSNIDDNGGTGKLKASQHEFGLSWRLAQGPFYAFARGSAARVSVSSARTFDGTNAGTAFTYSNTAKWKGWLYSATAGASYDFALGDQFKLRPKAVLDYYRLHENGYTETGGGEAMDLTVAARNSTALNATTTMTASYSFGRPTRDLRPLTLELEGGRRNFLSGALGTTNANFTDGDVFSITPDKQQSAWIGEVRLLAGGFDFTWKLAARAERTDYGTDYSGRASLSVAF; encoded by the coding sequence ATGCGCAGATTCCCGACGACCCCTTGCCTTGCCGCTGTCGCGGCCGTTCTCGCTGCCGGCCCCGCCCTGGCGGCGACTTCGGTCAGCACGTCGACGACCACGCCGCTGGTGACCTCGGGCGCGGGCGACGTCACGGTCACCTCGGCCGGTACGATCTCGGTCCCTTCCGGCGCGGTAGTGACCGTCGACAGCAGCAACACGGTGAGCAACGCGGGCAGTCTCAAGGCGGCGGGCGCGAACGGCGCTTCGGGCGTGACGGTCAACGCCGGCACTTCGACCACGATCACCAACTCGGGCACGATTGCGGTCACCGAGAACTTCGTGCCGGCCGATGCAGACGCCAACGGTATCGCCGATGGGCCAATCGCCTCGGCCAGCAACCGCTACGGCATCCACACGCTCGCGGGTGGGACGGTGACGGGCAATATCATCAATTCGGGCACGATCACGGTCGAGGGGCTGAACTCGGGGGGCATCGTGCTCGATGGCGCGCTTGCCGGTTCGCTGACCACTAGCGGCACGATCACGGTGACCGGCGACTACAGCACGGCGATCAAGACCGGCGCGGTCAGCGGCAACGTCCTGATCAGCAATGGCACCGTCACCGCTGTGGGCGAGGGCGCGACTGCGCTGGCCGTGACGGGCGATGTTGGCGGCACGGTAACGATCCAGGGTACGGTGCAACAGGCGGTCTCCTTTACCAACGACAACAGCGCGACGGTCACGCTGTCGCGCAGCGATCTGCGGGTCGGCGCTGCGGCTGCGACGATTTCGGGCAATGTCGCCGGCGGTGTCATCGTCGGCGTGCCGCCCACCATCTCGACCAGCAACACCGATGTCGACGGTGACGGCATCCCCGATGCGTCGGAAGGAACGGGCTCGATCATCTCCTACGGCAACGGGCCGGCGCTGCAGATCGGCGGCGCCACCCCGATTACGATCGGCCCGGTCACCGGTTATACAGGCGGTTATTCGCTGGTCGTCGACGGGTCGGTGAAGGGCAACGCCTATTACACCTCGACCGATGCCTACGGCGTCGTGATCGGCGGCCAGGGCGGCACGGTGAGCCTGCCTGGCGGCATTGCGGTCAACGGCACGGTGACCGCGGCGACCGTTGATTCCGCAGCGACCGCGCTGCTGATCAACTCGGGCGCCACGGTTTCCAAGCTCTACAACAGCGGCACGATCAGCGCGACCATCTCCTCGCCCGGCGACGGCACGGTCTACGGCGTACGCGATCTGTCAGGGACCCTGACCTCGATCGAGAACACCGGCGCGATCTCGGTCGGCGGTACCAGCGATGACGTGCGCCAGGCGATCAACCTCTCGTCGAACACCACGGGCGTGACGATCAACCAGCACATCAACGACGCCGATGCCGCTACCCGCGCAACCGCCGAGAAGAACGGAACGGTCGACCCCACGGTCTATACGTCGATCTCCGGCGACATCGTCACGGGATCGGGCAATGACACGCTGACCGCGAGCGACGGCACGATCACCGGCAACACCTATTTCAACGCTGGCGACGACACGCTCCAGCTCTCCGGCCGGGCTGTCTATACGGGCAACGTCAATTTCGGCACCGGAGCGGCGAGCGCGGCGCTTTCGGGCACTTCCTCGTTCACGGGCGCGATCGACTTCGCCGGTGTGGCGGGGGTGCTGACGATCGCGGACACGGCCAAGTTCAGCGGCAATATCCTCAATGGCGGTGCCGCCTCGGTGACGGTGAACGGCGGAACCTTCGGGGCCAATGCCGCCAATACGATCACGGTGGGTACGTTGACGGTCAACTCGGGCGGCACGCTGGGCGTCTATGTCAACAGCGCCAGCCATACGAGCTCGCACGTTATCGCCAACACTGCGACTTTTGCCGACGGCGCGAAAGTCAGCGCGACGATTTCCTCGCTGGTCGGGGCGGAGGGCAGCTACACCGTGCTCACGGCCGGCACGCTGAACGGCAAGGTCACTTTCGATAGCACGGCCACCAGCCTGCCTTACATCTACAACGGCGCGGTAACTGCTTCGGGCAACGACCTGATCCTGACTATCGAGCGCAAGACCGCCGACGAAATCGGCCTGCGCCGTGCGGCAGCACAGGGGTATGACGCGATCCTCGACGCGGCGGTGAACGATACCAAGATGTCCGGCGACATCCTCGGCATTACCGACGGCGCGACACTCCAGACCCATTTCGACCAGTTGCTGCCCGATCATGCCGGCGGCATCTTCGATAGCGTGACGCGCGCCTCGCGGCTTGTGGCGCAGCACGTCATGGACAGCGATTCGATTTTCAAGGTCGACGACAGCAAGATCACGGGCTGGTTCGAGCCGGTAATGTGGCATGCGAACAAGGATACGACCGATACCCAGTCCTACAAGATCACGGGTTGGGGGCTATCGGGCGGGCTCGAACGTATCACGAGCATCGGCCAGTTCGGCCTGTCCTACGCCTGGCTGAAGAGCAACATCGACGACAACGGCGGAACCGGCAAGCTCAAGGCGAGCCAGCACGAGTTCGGCCTGTCGTGGCGCCTTGCCCAGGGTCCGTTCTATGCCTTCGCCCGCGGCTCTGCGGCGCGCGTCTCGGTGTCGAGCGCGCGTACCTTCGACGGGACCAATGCCGGGACCGCCTTCACCTATTCCAATACCGCGAAATGGAAGGGCTGGCTCTATTCTGCGACCGCCGGCGCCTCCTACGACTTCGCGCTGGGCGACCAGTTCAAGCTGCGGCCCAAGGCCGTGCTCGACTATTACCGGCTGCACGAGAACGGCTATACCGAGACGGGCGGCGGTGAAGCGATGGACCTCACCGTGGCGGCGCGCAACAGCACGGCGCTGAACGCCACGACGACGATGACCGCGTCCTACAGCTTTGGCCGGCCGACGCGCGACCTGCGGCCGCTGACGCTGGAGCTCGAAGGCGGCCGGCGCAATTTCCTGTCGGGGGCGCTCGGCACGACCAACGCGAACTTCACGGATGGCGACGTCTTCTCGATCACCCCCGACAAGCAGCAGAGCGCATGGATCGGCGAAGTGCGGCTGCTGGCGGGCGGCTTCGACTTCACCTGGAAACTCGCTGCCCGCGCCGAGCGGACCGACTACGGCACCGACTATTCGGGCCGTGCTTCGCTGAGTGTCGCGTTCTGA
- a CDS encoding RNA polymerase sigma factor — translation MTFDQSPDFSTVLVGSSAEAPAPPAPRVTSGEGAGDEGLMVAVAQGDVAAFTQLVERHSPRLYRVAYRMLGNAEEAEDITQDAFARLWQSAPKWTARGGGLGAWLHRVVVNRCLDRLRRFRVVTTDVLPEIADDAPSPERSLAIDRLGRAVDDALAALPGRHRAAIVLCYFEGLSNIHAAQVLELNLKAMESLLFRARRSLRELLEARGVQIEDLELLQ, via the coding sequence GTGACATTCGACCAGAGCCCTGATTTCAGCACGGTGCTCGTCGGCAGTTCTGCCGAGGCCCCAGCGCCGCCTGCACCGCGCGTGACCTCCGGCGAGGGAGCCGGCGACGAGGGCCTGATGGTCGCCGTCGCGCAAGGTGACGTCGCCGCCTTCACCCAACTGGTCGAACGTCATTCGCCGCGGCTTTACCGCGTCGCCTACCGCATGCTCGGCAATGCCGAAGAGGCCGAGGACATCACCCAGGACGCCTTCGCCCGGCTCTGGCAGTCGGCACCCAAATGGACAGCGCGCGGCGGCGGCCTCGGCGCCTGGCTGCACCGGGTGGTGGTCAACCGTTGCCTCGACCGGCTGCGCCGGTTCCGCGTGGTCACCACCGACGTCCTGCCCGAGATCGCCGACGATGCGCCCTCGCCCGAGCGCTCGCTGGCGATCGACCGCCTCGGCCGTGCGGTGGACGACGCGCTCGCGGCATTGCCCGGCCGTCACCGTGCGGCGATTGTGCTTTGCTATTTCGAAGGCTTGAGCAACATACATGCCGCACAAGTGCTGGAGCTCAATCTGAAGGCCATGGAGTCGCTGCTGTTCAGGGCTAGGCGTAGTCTGCGCGAATTGCTCGAGGCGCGTGGCGTCCAGATCGAGGATCTGGAGCTGCTGCAGTGA
- a CDS encoding AcvB/VirJ family lysyl-phosphatidylglycerol hydrolase translates to MISGVIPALLLLGIGLMVLGGYFENQPFALHWPRQSDEQHPGRYPLAAVYWSGDMGMRMGTGEAIVESLRARGIPVLSVSSPALFAQQRDRAFVDRSVARSLSEALAESGAQRLAVIGSSFGADIVGSGLGRVAPELRQRIASVVLVVPATDVYFHANPLGIFYRGPAAADPDHTIPLLRGLPVTCIFATEEDGGLCRTAVMARARRIGIDDGHRMLFSHGPLTAAVDTAVLNPPAPLR, encoded by the coding sequence GTGATTTCGGGTGTGATTCCGGCGCTTTTGCTGCTCGGCATCGGCCTGATGGTGCTCGGCGGCTATTTCGAGAACCAACCTTTCGCCTTGCACTGGCCTCGCCAATCGGACGAGCAGCATCCGGGGCGCTATCCGCTCGCCGCGGTCTATTGGTCTGGCGACATGGGCATGCGCATGGGCACCGGCGAGGCGATCGTGGAGAGCCTGCGCGCGCGCGGCATCCCGGTGCTCAGCGTCAGTTCGCCGGCGTTGTTCGCGCAGCAGCGCGACCGCGCCTTCGTCGATCGCAGCGTCGCGCGGTCGCTGTCGGAGGCGCTGGCCGAGAGCGGGGCGCAGCGGCTTGCGGTGATCGGCAGCTCGTTCGGCGCGGATATCGTCGGCAGCGGTCTGGGTCGGGTCGCGCCCGAGCTCCGACAACGCATCGCCTCGGTCGTCCTGGTCGTGCCGGCGACCGATGTCTACTTTCACGCCAATCCGCTGGGCATCTTCTACCGCGGCCCGGCGGCGGCCGATCCCGACCATACGATCCCGCTGCTCCGCGGCTTGCCGGTGACCTGTATCTTCGCGACCGAGGAGGATGGCGGCCTCTGCCGCACGGCGGTGATGGCGCGGGCGCGCCGCATCGGCATCGACGACGGCCATCGCATGCTGTTCAGTCATGGTCCATTGACCGCGGCGGTCGACACCGCCGTGCTGAATCCGCCCGCACCGCTGCGCTGA
- a CDS encoding response regulator transcription factor, which produces MAGRILVVEDDDQLAQYIGNGLGEANYTVDRASNGRDGLFLASDGAFDVIILDRMLPGMDGLAVLKALRAADVGTPVLMLSALRQTDDRVEGLTHGADDYLGKPFAFTELLARIQALMRRGQTSNSAPQQTPVLHCADLELDRLARQVKRGKRKIVMQPREFRLLEYLMLHEGEVVTRTMLLEAVWDFHFDPGTNVIDVHISRLRRKIDDGEAQPLLHTVRGAGYRLSAD; this is translated from the coding sequence ATGGCGGGACGCATTCTGGTGGTCGAGGACGACGACCAGCTGGCGCAATATATCGGCAACGGTCTCGGCGAAGCCAATTACACCGTCGACCGCGCGAGCAACGGGCGCGACGGTCTGTTTCTCGCGAGCGACGGTGCCTTCGACGTCATCATCCTCGACCGCATGCTGCCGGGAATGGACGGCCTTGCCGTGCTCAAGGCCTTGCGCGCGGCCGACGTCGGCACGCCGGTGCTGATGCTTTCGGCCCTGCGCCAGACCGACGACCGCGTCGAGGGCCTGACCCACGGCGCCGACGACTATCTGGGCAAGCCCTTCGCCTTCACCGAGCTGCTGGCGCGCATTCAGGCGCTGATGCGACGCGGCCAGACCAGCAACAGCGCGCCGCAGCAGACGCCCGTGCTGCATTGCGCCGATCTCGAGCTCGATCGCCTCGCGCGCCAGGTCAAGCGCGGCAAGCGCAAGATCGTCATGCAGCCGCGCGAGTTCCGCCTGCTCGAATATCTGATGCTGCACGAGGGCGAGGTGGTGACGCGCACCATGTTGCTCGAGGCGGTCTGGGACTTCCACTTCGATCCCGGCACCAATGTCATCGACGTCCATATCAGCCGGTTGCGCCGCAAGATCGACGATGGCGAGGCGCAGCCGCTGCTCCACACCGTGCGCGGGGCCGGCTACCGGCTTTCCGCGGACTAG
- a CDS encoding HAMP domain-containing sensor histidine kinase, which yields MFTSTIVGLGIAIFMLQFLSSGAAIYLLRTQMQDIVHADRTRQVHDVRDDLLAAYYDGGYAELHEFISRDKGSLADPVIFVALTGPHGTLLNNVAQMPDGVPYDRPGIVHLPFDGNARRDGFALATRLPENEELIVGALTDADNRFDLAFAEAVGLTVALTVALALLSAVLLGSVISRRTHAIAETAEALGSGNFAARFPREDVGDGFDHLRRQMNLMAERIDMLIKQLHSVSGALAHDLQSPVARLRASIDTALACDMDERAGEALQRARDDAEALQAMLATALELDRLESGTIEDRRRMIELGEVVEDMTELYEPLAEQSNIVLDWTIDAVRVKGDRELLSRALANLIDNAIKYGGDRITLRCAAEGPWALVTVADNGPGIDAEDRERVMDRFTRLDDARKQPGAGLGLAMVAAVAQLHGGALELSGGDASDLGGLIATLRLPR from the coding sequence ATGTTCACCTCTACGATTGTCGGCCTGGGAATCGCGATCTTCATGCTGCAGTTCCTGTCGAGCGGTGCTGCGATCTACCTGCTGCGCACCCAGATGCAGGATATCGTCCATGCCGACCGCACGCGGCAGGTGCACGACGTGCGCGACGATCTGCTGGCCGCCTACTACGACGGTGGTTACGCCGAACTCCACGAATTCATTTCGCGCGACAAGGGCAGCCTGGCCGACCCGGTGATTTTCGTGGCGCTGACCGGGCCGCACGGCACTTTGCTCAACAACGTCGCCCAAATGCCCGACGGCGTGCCCTACGACCGGCCGGGCATCGTCCATCTCCCTTTCGATGGCAATGCCCGCCGCGACGGTTTCGCCCTGGCAACGCGACTGCCGGAAAACGAGGAGCTCATCGTCGGTGCGCTGACCGACGCCGACAACCGCTTCGATCTGGCTTTCGCCGAAGCGGTTGGCCTGACCGTGGCCCTGACCGTCGCGCTCGCGCTGCTGAGCGCCGTGCTGCTCGGCAGCGTGATCAGCCGCCGCACCCATGCCATTGCCGAAACCGCCGAAGCGCTCGGCTCGGGCAATTTCGCTGCGCGCTTTCCGCGCGAGGACGTCGGTGACGGCTTCGACCATCTACGCCGCCAGATGAACCTGATGGCGGAGCGCATCGACATGCTGATAAAGCAGCTCCATTCGGTCTCGGGCGCGCTGGCGCACGACCTGCAATCGCCGGTGGCCCGCCTCCGAGCTTCGATCGACACCGCGCTCGCCTGCGACATGGACGAGCGCGCCGGCGAAGCCCTGCAGCGCGCGCGTGACGATGCCGAAGCGCTCCAGGCCATGCTCGCCACTGCGCTCGAGCTCGACCGGCTCGAAAGCGGCACGATCGAGGATCGCCGCCGTATGATCGAACTCGGCGAAGTCGTCGAGGACATGACCGAGCTATACGAGCCGCTAGCCGAGCAGTCGAACATCGTGCTCGACTGGACCATCGATGCAGTCCGGGTGAAGGGCGACCGCGAACTGCTGTCGCGGGCCCTGGCCAACCTGATCGACAACGCGATCAAATATGGCGGCGACCGGATCACGCTGCGCTGCGCCGCCGAAGGGCCCTGGGCGCTGGTTACCGTGGCTGACAACGGACCCGGCATCGACGCCGAGGACCGCGAGCGCGTCATGGACCGCTTCACCCGGCTCGACGATGCCCGCAAGCAGCCGGGTGCCGGGCTCGGCCTCGCCATGGTCGCGGCAGTGGCGCAGCTCCACGGCGGCGCGCTCGAGTTGTCAGGCGGCGATGCGTCCGATCTCGGCGGCCTGATCGCGACGCTCCGCCTGCCCCGCTGA